The following are encoded in a window of uncultured Methanobrevibacter sp. genomic DNA:
- the tsaA gene encoding tRNA (N6-threonylcarbamoyladenosine(37)-N6)-methyltransferase TrmO, with protein sequence MNIELESIGTVHTQFKEIEGMPIQPTGAKGIKGTIEIKDKYADGLKDLDGFSHVHLIYLLHKVEGYMLEVKPFMDNNTHGVFATRSPKRPNRIGMSVVKVNKVEGNKVYVENVDILDGTPLLDIKPYVPQLYEDTIDDLRIGWFETKHQKAKSQKSDDRFK encoded by the coding sequence ATGAACATCGAATTAGAATCAATTGGTACAGTCCACACACAATTTAAGGAAATTGAAGGAATGCCAATTCAACCTACAGGGGCAAAAGGAATAAAAGGAACAATAGAAATCAAGGACAAATATGCAGATGGATTAAAAGACCTTGACGGCTTTTCACATGTACATTTAATATACCTGCTTCACAAGGTAGAGGGATACATGCTTGAAGTAAAGCCATTCATGGACAACAATACCCATGGAGTCTTTGCAACAAGATCACCTAAAAGGCCAAACCGTATCGGAATGAGTGTTGTAAAAGTAAATAAGGTCGAAGGAAATAAAGTTTACGTTGAAAATGTGGACATCCTTGACGGAACACCCCTTCTTGACATCAAACCATATGTTCCACAGCTATACGAGGACACAATAGATGATTTAAGAATCGGTTGGTTTGAAACAAAGCACCAAAAGGCAAAATCACAAAAATCAGACGACCGATTCAAATAA
- a CDS encoding M42 family metallopeptidase, whose product MELMKELSLAPGVSGSEEEIVNIITRELKDVADKIETDSMGNVIATKKGQKKAPTVMLAAHMDEIGLMVKYIDDNGFIIFTTIGGINDQMLMNQTVTIHSTVGEPVVGVIGSKPPHVTSPEERNKIVKYKDMFIDIGAKDKEEAEKMVKIGDKITFNSIFAEYPNNRVMGKALDNRVGCYVMMEVLKRVDTRATVYGVGTVQEEVGLKGAKTVSFKLNPDLAFALDVTLSGDHPGIKKDEAPVVMGEGPAVILADASGRGILTQDSVKNLLIKAGDENDIPYQLEVSDGGTTDGTAIHLTREGIPTGVVSVPTRYIHTPVSVCSMDDVENTIRLITEAINSL is encoded by the coding sequence ATGGAATTAATGAAAGAACTTTCTTTAGCACCAGGAGTATCAGGTTCTGAAGAAGAAATTGTTAATATTATTACTCGTGAATTAAAAGATGTGGCTGATAAAATCGAAACTGACAGTATGGGCAATGTTATTGCTACCAAAAAAGGTCAAAAAAAGGCTCCTACTGTAATGTTGGCAGCACACATGGACGAAATAGGTTTAATGGTTAAATACATTGATGATAATGGATTTATTATTTTTACAACAATAGGTGGAATCAACGACCAGATGTTAATGAATCAAACCGTGACAATTCATTCAACTGTTGGTGAACCTGTAGTTGGTGTAATAGGCTCAAAACCTCCTCATGTAACAAGTCCTGAAGAAAGAAACAAGATTGTCAAATATAAAGACATGTTCATTGATATTGGAGCAAAGGACAAAGAAGAAGCAGAAAAAATGGTGAAAATTGGAGATAAAATCACATTCAATTCAATTTTTGCCGAATATCCAAACAACAGGGTCATGGGAAAAGCACTTGACAATCGTGTAGGCTGTTATGTGATGATGGAAGTTCTTAAGAGAGTTGACACCAGAGCTACCGTTTATGGTGTAGGTACCGTTCAGGAAGAAGTAGGTCTTAAAGGTGCTAAAACTGTCTCATTTAAACTAAACCCTGACCTCGCATTTGCACTTGATGTAACCTTGTCTGGGGACCATCCTGGAATCAAAAAGGATGAGGCTCCTGTTGTGATGGGTGAAGGTCCTGCTGTTATCCTTGCTGATGCAAGCGGTAGGGGAATATTGACTCAGGATTCAGTTAAAAACTTGCTTATCAAAGCGGGTGATGAAAATGACATTCCTTACCAATTGGAAGTAAGTGACGGAGGTACCACCGACGGTACAGCAATCCACTTGACTCGTGAAGGAATTCCTACTGGTGTTGTATCAGTACCTACCCGTTATATACACACTCCTGTAAGTGTATGTAGTATGGATGATGTTGAAAACACCATCAGGTTAATTACTGAAGCTATAAACAGTTTATAG
- a CDS encoding HEAT repeat domain-containing protein has protein sequence MGLFDRFKKTDSKKKEKPKKEKVIPDDLEIDEDQLVLKEIATNSKDRYERAAAADQITDQYVALDLSKNIKDRAIRLIAINKVRDERLLRDAAENSQFFDVRSFAWERLGENNKSIAEVVINTKKNPQVDEIFEKVVDEKTLAWIAKDAQDKRYRNASVEKIEDANVLYDLVFEASDKSIRRACVEKETFVSEDILQKVAIGDKDESVKMAAVKKINNEDNLANIALTEDNAKIRSVIFDRIDDVDILRKIALDSKKSDVRLDLVNKLNDDELLKQIALNDDDKIVRSEAVKKIDDEKVLLEVIANDDDRFVRQIAVKNITNPQELIRIALEDDDQFVRNHAITNPAIVSEDDFKYVAINSTHEEVANEALTHIVDEKNFIEILKNAKIDSVSKATLDNITDLETLIRIVLANEDEEFSLKALNKIKVEKCLLKIYQQGISENISVRAVSLIKDQKMLTDIARNEELWRIREIAVKKIVSKKVLKEISINDENEYVREVAKKRMNLS, from the coding sequence ATGGGATTATTTGACAGATTTAAAAAAACCGATTCAAAAAAGAAAGAAAAGCCTAAAAAGGAAAAGGTCATTCCCGATGATTTGGAAATAGATGAAGATCAATTGGTACTAAAGGAAATTGCAACAAACAGCAAGGATAGGTATGAAAGGGCAGCTGCAGCTGACCAGATTACTGACCAGTATGTTGCGCTGGACTTATCAAAAAACATTAAGGACCGTGCCATAAGGCTTATTGCAATAAACAAGGTTAGGGATGAAAGACTGTTGCGTGATGCGGCTGAAAACTCACAGTTCTTTGACGTGAGAAGTTTTGCATGGGAAAGGCTCGGTGAAAACAACAAATCAATTGCCGAAGTGGTAATCAACACCAAAAAGAATCCTCAGGTGGATGAAATCTTTGAAAAGGTAGTGGATGAAAAAACCCTAGCGTGGATTGCAAAGGACGCCCAGGATAAAAGGTACAGGAATGCTTCAGTGGAAAAGATTGAGGATGCCAATGTATTGTATGACCTGGTATTTGAGGCAAGTGACAAGTCCATCAGAAGGGCATGTGTTGAAAAGGAGACATTCGTAAGTGAAGATATTCTTCAAAAGGTTGCCATTGGGGATAAGGATGAATCGGTAAAGATGGCGGCTGTCAAAAAGATTAACAATGAGGATAATCTTGCAAATATTGCACTAACAGAGGATAATGCTAAGATACGTTCAGTCATTTTCGATAGGATTGATGATGTTGATATCCTGCGTAAGATTGCATTGGATTCCAAAAAGTCGGATGTAAGGCTTGATTTGGTTAACAAACTAAATGATGATGAACTGCTCAAACAGATTGCCCTAAACGATGATGACAAGATTGTAAGAAGTGAAGCCGTTAAAAAGATAGATGATGAAAAAGTGCTTCTTGAGGTAATAGCTAATGATGATGACAGGTTTGTCCGTCAAATTGCAGTAAAAAATATAACCAATCCTCAAGAGCTTATAAGAATTGCCCTTGAAGATGATGATCAGTTCGTGAGAAATCATGCCATAACAAATCCCGCAATAGTCAGTGAAGATGACTTTAAATATGTTGCAATCAATTCGACTCATGAGGAAGTGGCAAATGAGGCCCTAACACACATTGTCGATGAGAAGAACTTCATTGAAATTCTAAAGAATGCCAAAATAGATTCCGTAAGTAAGGCCACACTGGACAATATCACTGATTTGGAAACATTGATTAGAATAGTTCTGGCCAATGAGGATGAGGAATTTTCCCTAAAGGCACTGAATAAGATTAAAGTTGAAAAGTGTCTTTTAAAGATTTATCAGCAGGGTATTTCTGAAAATATTTCAGTTAGAGCAGTATCTTTGATAAAAGATCAGAAAATGCTGACCGATATTGCAAGAAATGAGGAATTGTGGAGAATTCGTGAAATTGCAGTTAAAAAAATTGTAAGTAAAAAGGTCCTCAAGGAAATTTCAATTAATGATGAGAATGAGTATGTACGGGAAGTTGCAAAAAAGAGAATGAATCTATCTTAA
- a CDS encoding ribonuclease H-like domain-containing protein yields MMQDYNFEEYLRKTLSNSISSQNPSEAAKKEARKLSPSYFADLKEKLLIEYENKSLGDVMDCKKVKTSYGDVLKITKAEKIDFDLEDNNFKEQMNCNLKLLPKIGLKTEENLKKKGYTTIESLKNHDKYGDVAAKFIDKFDGMSYCEIIDLLDNNKYSKKCRDNVLKSISLTEPENFKFMDIETKGLSNVPIILIGVAEIKGNEIVASQYFLRDYTEEANIIDAYLSHLDEDSVHVTFNGKTFDVPFIKNRCMYNRIDADLDLAHLDLMYFAKNLWSDELPNCQLQTIERELFGIEREGDVPGQYIPGYYDTYLDEDNIGPVVPIIEHNAQDIISLASFLEKMYRDVN; encoded by the coding sequence ATGATGCAAGATTACAATTTTGAAGAATATTTGAGAAAAACGCTTTCCAATTCAATAAGTTCACAAAATCCGTCAGAAGCTGCCAAAAAGGAGGCTCGAAAACTATCTCCATCATATTTTGCTGATTTAAAGGAAAAGCTATTGATTGAGTATGAAAACAAATCTCTTGGAGATGTGATGGATTGTAAAAAGGTTAAAACATCATATGGTGATGTATTGAAGATAACCAAGGCCGAAAAAATTGATTTTGACCTTGAAGACAATAATTTCAAAGAGCAGATGAATTGTAACTTAAAGCTATTGCCGAAAATCGGTTTGAAAACAGAGGAAAACCTGAAAAAGAAAGGTTACACCACTATTGAATCACTTAAGAATCATGACAAATACGGTGATGTGGCAGCAAAATTCATTGACAAGTTTGATGGGATGAGTTACTGTGAGATAATCGATTTGTTGGATAACAATAAATATTCCAAGAAGTGCAGGGACAATGTGCTTAAAAGCATAAGCTTGACTGAACCTGAAAACTTCAAATTCATGGATATCGAAACCAAGGGGTTGTCTAATGTTCCTATAATACTTATAGGTGTGGCTGAAATCAAGGGAAATGAGATTGTTGCATCACAATATTTCCTAAGGGACTACACTGAAGAGGCAAACATAATCGATGCGTATTTAAGTCACCTTGATGAGGATTCCGTGCATGTTACATTCAATGGAAAAACATTTGATGTACCTTTCATAAAAAATAGATGTATGTACAATCGCATTGATGCCGATTTGGACCTTGCACATCTGGACCTGATGTATTTTGCAAAAAACCTCTGGTCCGATGAGCTTCCCAACTGTCAATTGCAGACTATAGAAAGGGAACTTTTCGGCATTGAACGTGAAGGAGATGTTCCTGGCCAGTATATTCCTGGATATTATGATACTTATTTGGATGAAGACAATATAGGGCCTGTCGTGCCGATTATTGAGCATAACGCACAGGATATTATTTCGCTTGCAAGCTTTTTAGAGAAAATGTATAGGGATGTAAATTAA
- a CDS encoding phosphopantothenate/pantothenate synthetase, whose product MIPKSHPRYESLLLRDKIVKASKEGYLADSAMIAHGRGEAFDYLIGERTTYPAKRAMYVAVAALLLSNNPVISVNGNATALACDEIIELAKTVNAKIEINLFYRTDDRVKIITQLYKDHGYKNILGSLDDDIEYLNDIKNARASASKTGIYSADTILIPLEDGDRAEILKKSGKNILTIDLNPLSRTSKMSDVSIMDNIVRAIPFMTKIAEDLKTQDKSVLIELVNEFDNEENLKESLEQIKIKE is encoded by the coding sequence ATGATACCAAAATCACATCCCCGTTATGAGTCATTACTTTTAAGAGATAAGATAGTTAAAGCATCAAAGGAAGGTTATCTTGCAGATTCAGCAATGATAGCTCATGGAAGAGGTGAAGCTTTTGATTACCTGATTGGTGAAAGAACCACATACCCTGCAAAAAGAGCAATGTATGTTGCAGTGGCGGCACTTCTTTTATCAAACAATCCAGTAATATCAGTTAATGGAAATGCTACCGCACTGGCATGTGATGAAATAATTGAACTTGCAAAGACAGTAAATGCAAAAATTGAGATAAATCTCTTTTACAGAACAGATGACAGGGTCAAAATAATAACCCAACTGTATAAAGATCATGGCTATAAAAACATTTTAGGTTCATTGGATGACGATATTGAATATTTGAATGATATTAAAAATGCAAGGGCTTCCGCAAGTAAAACCGGCATCTACAGTGCAGATACAATATTGATACCATTAGAAGATGGAGACAGAGCTGAAATATTAAAGAAAAGTGGCAAAAACATTTTGACAATTGATTTGAACCCTCTTTCAAGGACATCAAAAATGTCCGATGTCTCAATAATGGACAACATTGTTCGTGCAATACCATTCATGACAAAGATAGCTGAAGACCTAAAAACCCAAGACAAGTCAGTCCTGATAGAATTAGTAAATGAATTTGATAATGAAGAAAATCTTAAGGAATCCTTAGAGCAAATTAAAATAAAAGAGTGA
- a CDS encoding AAA family ATPase — protein MQIMGISGMPGSGKSIVSDVATENGAIIVSMGDIIREEAKKRGEGTKETAQNLRAEHGDYIVSELTIKKIKKLQDEGVDNLIIVEGIRSHFEVEMFKDNFDNFIILSVVANPALRFERLKLRQREDDSTDYNVFKKRDEQELNFGIGSVIALSDKIIINESDIESFQEEVREFFKEMNI, from the coding sequence ATGCAAATAATGGGAATATCTGGAATGCCAGGTTCAGGAAAAAGCATAGTTTCAGATGTTGCAACTGAAAACGGTGCCATCATCGTAAGTATGGGAGACATCATACGTGAAGAAGCTAAAAAAAGAGGAGAAGGTACCAAAGAAACTGCTCAAAACTTAAGGGCAGAACATGGCGATTATATCGTATCCGAACTGACAATAAAAAAAATCAAAAAACTTCAAGATGAAGGAGTTGACAATCTAATCATTGTAGAAGGCATTAGAAGCCATTTTGAAGTTGAAATGTTCAAAGACAATTTCGACAATTTCATTATTCTTTCAGTCGTTGCAAATCCTGCATTACGCTTTGAAAGACTGAAACTTAGACAAAGAGAAGACGATTCTACAGACTACAATGTATTCAAAAAAAGAGATGAACAGGAACTAAACTTCGGTATAGGAAGCGTGATTGCACTTTCAGATAAGATCATTATAAATGAAAGTGACATAGAAAGCTTCCAGGAAGAAGTTCGTGAATTTTTCAAAGAAATGAATATATAA
- a CDS encoding TIGR00289 family protein, giving the protein MDVAILFSGGKDSTMAVYAAIEAKEDVKYLLSMKSKNDESYMFHVPNIHITDLLSQALDIPIMSVETDGVKEEELKDLKAAFFELKNLGVEAIYTGALYSQYQKSRIERLGEEVGLKIVSPYWHVDELEYMRKIVSLGFKIMICGVAAWGLDESWLGRIIDDETIDELVRLNEKYYVDIAFEGGEAETLAIDGPIFKKRLNILKYKKEWHLDSGVFIIEDAILEDK; this is encoded by the coding sequence ATGGATGTTGCGATTTTATTTTCAGGTGGTAAAGATAGTACTATGGCTGTTTATGCCGCTATAGAAGCGAAAGAAGATGTAAAATATCTTCTTTCCATGAAATCCAAAAACGATGAGTCATACATGTTTCATGTTCCCAATATTCATATAACCGATTTGCTCTCACAGGCACTTGATATTCCGATAATGTCTGTTGAAACCGATGGTGTTAAGGAAGAGGAACTCAAAGATTTGAAGGCAGCTTTTTTTGAACTTAAGAATTTGGGTGTTGAAGCCATATATACCGGGGCACTTTATTCCCAGTATCAAAAGTCAAGAATCGAAAGGCTTGGTGAAGAGGTGGGATTAAAGATAGTTTCTCCATACTGGCATGTGGATGAGCTTGAATACATGCGCAAAATCGTTTCATTGGGTTTCAAGATAATGATTTGTGGAGTCGCAGCCTGGGGATTGGATGAATCCTGGCTGGGCCGCATTATTGATGATGAAACAATTGATGAGCTTGTCAGGCTTAATGAAAAATACTATGTTGATATTGCATTTGAAGGTGGTGAGGCCGAAACACTGGCCATTGATGGACCCATCTTTAAAAAAAGGCTTAATATATTAAAATATAAAAAGGAATGGCATCTTGACAGTGGTGTTTTCATTATCGAAGATGCAATTTTGGAAGATAAATAA
- a CDS encoding prepilin peptidase, with protein MAILFSILAVIFDIKFHIVPEKLTYGLLIFGLASNLILSLITNNIKFILASFISMVITYVITYLLWKLKMWGGGDVILFTAIATVIPNGLNIDFLNVFPLLSVYPFSFSVVVNSILVSFPFLVIFLTRLFIKNGVFSDDPTNVIALLNISTLKTLIHNTLNKTIPISDLKEGNIVNNYYFDNEYIISLIEEQEGNLEVFKSKDKEHGKYYFKSMSAGGITKQEMYLIKILYAQGFIRKDISVKFSYPFTPAIFAGLLIAVFYGDIMMIFTKNLFLGMIL; from the coding sequence ATGGCAATTTTATTTTCGATTTTAGCGGTAATTTTTGATATTAAATTTCACATTGTTCCCGAGAAGCTGACCTATGGGCTCCTGATTTTTGGGCTGGCATCAAACCTTATTTTGTCCTTGATTACAAATAACATTAAATTCATTTTAGCTTCATTTATTTCAATGGTTATTACATATGTCATTACTTATCTGTTATGGAAATTAAAAATGTGGGGTGGTGGTGATGTAATTCTATTTACTGCTATTGCCACAGTAATACCAAACGGTCTTAACATAGACTTTTTGAATGTTTTTCCGTTGCTGTCAGTATATCCCTTTTCATTTAGTGTAGTTGTCAACAGCATTCTTGTATCTTTTCCGTTTTTGGTGATATTTCTGACCCGTCTTTTTATTAAAAATGGGGTATTCAGTGATGATCCTACAAACGTGATTGCTTTGCTGAATATTTCCACATTGAAAACTCTGATTCACAACACTCTTAATAAAACCATTCCTATTTCAGATTTAAAGGAAGGAAATATTGTAAATAATTATTATTTCGATAATGAATATATAATTTCACTTATAGAAGAGCAGGAAGGTAACCTGGAAGTTTTCAAAAGCAAGGATAAAGAACATGGTAAATACTATTTCAAGTCAATGAGTGCAGGGGGAATCACAAAGCAGGAGATGTATCTAATCAAGATTCTATATGCTCAGGGTTTTATCAGGAAGGACATATCGGTTAAGTTTTCATATCCCTTCACTCCGGCAATATTTGCAGGTTTGCTCATTGCGGTATTTTATGGGGATATCATGATGATTTTTACCAAAAACCTGTTTTTGGGGATGATATTATGA
- a CDS encoding CTP synthase, translating to MERIFLTKYIIITGGVVSSIGKGITSASMGRILRSYGLKVSAIKIDPYLNWDSGTLNPYQHGEVFVTHDGMETDLDLGHYERFLDVELDGMANITTGKVYESVIAKEREGGYLGECVQVIPHITNRIKEMIRANSESADYDVVLVELGGTVGDIESQPFLEALRQLRNEEGRENVMFVHVTFIPYLNAAGEFKTKPTQHSTKELRSVGINPDVIVCRSQVHIDDGLLAKVAHFCDVDVDAVVNTPDAGTIYEVPLVLEDKNIGELIVKRIGLDIEADSSKLDDWAKIVDSLRITDPEVTIGIVGKYVELEDSYISIRESLLHAAANIGVKANIKYLSSDVEELDKDALAEFDGILIPGGFGERGFEGKLDAVDYAIENNVPLFGICLGMQSIVTQFARRNGYPDANSSEFDDNLEFPVIDMMEEQKKIKNMGGTMRLGSYDCKIIEGTKTYDAYGETDIEERHRHRYEFNNDYREDLQEKGLIISGTSPDDFLVEIVELPDHPWAIGCQFHPEFKSRPNRPHPLFKSFLEAIYEHSKN from the coding sequence ATGGAGAGGATTTTTCTGACAAAGTATATTATTATAACTGGTGGGGTAGTAAGTTCCATAGGTAAAGGTATCACATCCGCATCTATGGGTAGAATTTTAAGATCATATGGTTTAAAAGTTTCAGCTATTAAAATAGACCCGTATCTGAACTGGGATTCTGGAACACTCAATCCATACCAACACGGTGAGGTATTTGTAACTCATGACGGTATGGAAACCGATTTGGATCTTGGACACTATGAAAGATTTTTAGATGTGGAACTTGATGGAATGGCTAATATCACAACTGGTAAAGTTTATGAATCTGTCATCGCCAAAGAAAGAGAAGGAGGATATCTTGGAGAATGTGTACAGGTTATTCCTCACATTACCAACCGTATCAAAGAGATGATTCGTGCCAATTCTGAAAGCGCTGACTATGATGTGGTTTTAGTTGAACTCGGTGGTACTGTCGGAGATATTGAAAGCCAACCTTTCCTTGAAGCCTTAAGACAACTCAGAAATGAGGAAGGCAGAGAAAATGTTATGTTTGTCCATGTTACATTTATTCCCTACCTAAATGCAGCTGGAGAATTCAAAACAAAACCAACTCAGCACTCTACCAAAGAATTAAGAAGTGTCGGTATAAATCCTGATGTAATTGTATGCAGATCACAGGTTCACATTGACGATGGACTTTTGGCTAAAGTAGCACATTTCTGTGATGTTGATGTCGATGCAGTGGTAAACACTCCTGATGCCGGAACAATCTATGAGGTTCCATTGGTTTTAGAAGACAAAAACATCGGTGAGTTGATAGTTAAAAGAATAGGTCTTGATATTGAAGCTGATTCATCAAAACTTGATGACTGGGCAAAAATTGTCGATTCATTAAGAATCACTGATCCTGAAGTTACCATCGGTATCGTCGGTAAATATGTTGAGCTTGAAGATTCATATATCAGTATCCGTGAATCCCTCTTGCATGCTGCCGCCAATATTGGTGTTAAGGCCAATATCAAATATTTAAGCTCTGACGTTGAAGAGCTTGACAAAGATGCATTGGCTGAATTTGATGGTATTCTCATTCCTGGAGGATTCGGAGAAAGAGGATTTGAGGGTAAACTTGATGCCGTTGACTATGCCATTGAAAACAATGTTCCGTTATTCGGAATCTGTCTTGGTATGCAGTCTATCGTAACCCAATTTGCAAGAAGAAACGGATACCCTGATGCAAACAGTTCAGAATTCGATGACAATCTGGAATTCCCTGTTATTGACATGATGGAAGAGCAGAAGAAAATCAAAAACATGGGAGGAACCATGCGTTTAGGTTCATACGACTGTAAGATTATTGAAGGAACCAAAACCTATGATGCATATGGCGAAACAGATATTGAGGAACGTCACCGTCACAGGTATGAATTCAACAATGACTACAGGGAAGACCTGCAGGAAAAAGGTCTGATAATTTCAGGTACAAGTCCTGATGACTTCTTGGTTGAAATTGTTGAGCTGCCTGATCATCCATGGGCTATTGGTTGTCAGTTCCATCCGGAATTCAAGTCCAGACCTAATAGGCCACACCCATTATTCAAATCATTTTTAGAAGCTATTTACGAGCATTCTAAAAATTAA
- a CDS encoding putative quinol monooxygenase gives MIIVNAKLPVKEEKIEEVINRAEVLINASRQHDGNISYSLFQDVLDNSLMFFEKWESKEALDAHMQTPEFIAFGEDIKEFVTAPLEAKIIVGEEI, from the coding sequence ATGATAATCGTTAATGCAAAATTGCCAGTAAAAGAAGAAAAAATTGAAGAAGTAATAAACAGGGCGGAAGTATTAATCAATGCTTCAAGACAACACGACGGAAACATATCATACAGTCTATTCCAGGATGTTTTGGACAATTCCCTGATGTTTTTCGAGAAATGGGAATCAAAAGAAGCACTTGATGCACATATGCAAACACCGGAATTCATTGCATTCGGTGAAGATATCAAAGAGTTTGTAACCGCTCCATTGGAAGCTAAAATCATTGTAGGTGAAGAAATCTAA
- a CDS encoding zinc-ribbon domain-containing protein, translating to MKLCPKCGAVLSEVIGGYLCHECGGGMFGEDDVITPRCPYCGEELGSLGNDDFFCFYCSQDVRRDSAVFSKDIDFDDDFDFEEPDYDSMVNNGDSICLNCTYWSVSPYGASHGMVCRRGYPTDGPGDSCGDFVQSHSFASYGDDGQYQFNETSRDISNKLYHWKNNR from the coding sequence ATGAAGTTATGTCCTAAGTGTGGTGCGGTGTTGAGTGAAGTCATCGGTGGCTATTTGTGCCATGAATGCGGTGGCGGAATGTTTGGAGAGGATGATGTTATCACTCCAAGATGCCCATACTGTGGTGAGGAATTGGGAAGCCTTGGAAATGATGATTTCTTTTGTTTTTATTGCTCACAAGATGTTAGAAGGGATAGTGCGGTTTTCAGTAAGGATATTGATTTTGATGATGACTTTGATTTTGAGGAACCTGATTATGATTCAATGGTCAACAATGGAGATTCAATCTGTCTCAACTGCACCTACTGGAGCGTAAGTCCTTACGGCGCTTCACATGGAATGGTCTGCAGGAGGGGTTATCCAACCGACGGGCCTGGAGACTCATGCGGCGATTTTGTACAGTCACACAGTTTTGCAAGTTATGGTGATGATGGCCAGTACCAGTTCAATGAAACGTCAAGGGACATTTCAAACAAGCTTTATCACTGGAAAAACAATAGGTGA
- a CDS encoding alpha/beta hydrolase family protein, whose amino-acid sequence MVLFRGDIKCKSLQRRTSISVILPADNIHFLNDSEEIVPQPYKTLYLLHGLYGSDDIFLANTSIQKFAEDHGIAIVIPCGENSFYVDNEKAHAYYGEYVGQELLDITRNIFPLSHKREDTYIAGFSMGGYGAVRNGLKYSHNFSKIGMISAALITDDIADYVSDSNVLRSRDFYESIFGNLDGIKNSDMDPKFLIDNCEDLPNIFMACGRDDFLFDKNTDFYEFLKSRDVDATFIQGDGEHTWEFCDRYIKEFINLLAGGD is encoded by the coding sequence ATGGTACTGTTTAGAGGAGATATCAAGTGCAAAAGTTTACAGAGAAGAACATCAATAAGTGTGATTTTACCGGCGGACAACATTCATTTCCTTAATGATTCAGAGGAAATCGTTCCTCAGCCATATAAAACACTGTATCTGCTTCACGGGCTCTACGGCAGCGATGACATATTCCTTGCAAACACATCCATTCAGAAATTTGCAGAAGACCATGGAATTGCAATTGTGATTCCCTGCGGTGAGAACAGTTTCTACGTCGACAATGAAAAGGCCCATGCATATTATGGTGAGTACGTAGGTCAGGAATTGCTGGACATTACAAGAAACATTTTTCCATTGTCACACAAACGTGAAGACACATATATTGCAGGGTTTTCAATGGGAGGTTATGGGGCTGTCAGAAACGGTTTGAAGTACTCTCACAACTTCTCAAAAATAGGGATGATTTCAGCTGCACTCATAACCGATGATATTGCCGATTATGTAAGTGACAGCAATGTTCTGCGTTCAAGGGATTTCTATGAGTCAATTTTCGGAAATCTGGATGGAATAAAAAATTCTGATATGGATCCTAAATTCCTGATTGACAACTGTGAGGATCTTCCGAACATTTTCATGGCCTGCGGCAGGGATGATTTCCTGTTTGATAAAAACACTGATTTTTATGAATTCTTAAAATCCAGGGATGTTGATGCCACTTTCATACAGGGTGACGGCGAACATACATGGGAATTCTGTGACCGATACATCAAGGAATTCATTAATCTACTGGCTGGAGGCGATTAG
- a CDS encoding GNAT family N-acetyltransferase, giving the protein MRPKITYKNTHKFSKKELEDLFLSVEWSSGEYPEKLVIAMRNFNTVFSAWDGEDLVGLISVMDDGIMNAYIHYLLVKPDYQLKGIGKELVERVKKHYDDYLRIVVICENKNVKFYEYCGFENETGKSPLFITDLEN; this is encoded by the coding sequence ATGAGACCTAAAATAACATATAAGAATACACATAAATTTAGTAAAAAGGAACTTGAGGATCTTTTTTTGTCAGTTGAATGGTCTTCAGGTGAATATCCTGAAAAGCTGGTCATAGCGATGAGGAATTTCAATACAGTCTTTTCAGCATGGGATGGTGAAGATCTGGTCGGACTGATCAGCGTAATGGATGATGGCATCATGAACGCATATATCCACTATCTGTTGGTAAAGCCTGACTATCAGCTTAAGGGAATTGGAAAGGAATTGGTGGAAAGGGTTAAAAAGCATTATGATGATTATTTAAGAATAGTGGTGATTTGTGAAAACAAGAACGTAAAGTTCTATGAATACTGCGGATTTGAAAATGAGACCGGCAAATCCCCATTGTTCATAACAGATTTGGAAAACTAG